Genomic window (Nitrosopumilus sp.):
CATAAAAATTCCAGAAATTGTTTCAAAAATTTCACGAGTAATGACATTAGAAAAGGGAGACATTATTTCTACTGGAACACCAGCAGGTGTAATGCTAAACAAACCAAATGCTGTATTCTTAAAGGATGGAGATAAAATAGAAATGGAGATTGAGGGACTTGGGTTTTTAAAGAATACTGTACGATTTGCAAAATCTAATTAGAGTAAATATTTTTTCATTAGATGAAAAGAAATTTTATGTTCTAAAGTATCAAATTTAGGTAGTTTTTCAATTGTTAAAATTTGAATACGTTGATAATTTTTGTTTAAAGCATAATTTTGTAAAAATGAAAGTATTTGAATCACAGTAACATCATGAGCTGAAAATAATGTGACTATCATTGTCCTATCAAAATGCTCCGAATCAGTAATGATTGCCAAAGATGTATTTCCATCTACACTAGATTTAATAATTTTATTTTGTTGAGAAAACAAGGACACCAGTTCATCATACAATGGAATCCATCTCCAAGACTTTACATAATGTGTGTATAATTTACAATCAAGGGATTTTTCAAAATCAATATTGTTATGATTTGAATTTGTTTTAGGATCAAGTGAATAAAAATTCCAAGTTTGAAAAATATCATAATTTAATGAATTTGCCATGGAAAGAGAATTAGTATTTTGTGTATCAATGAGCATATAAGAAAATGAGATGTTTTTTTCTTTTCCAGTAGATTCTACATGTTTTACTAATTTAGATGCTATTTTCTTTCTACGAAAATTTGGATCAACCCTTATACCTTCAATCCAAATTTGATCTTTTGAATAAAATGCATGACATATTCCAATTGGAAATTGATTTTCACATACAAACAAATTTCCTTCTGATAACCAATAATCCCATACTTGAGGTATATAATCACCCCAAGAAAAAGTGTCAGTACAAAATTTTAAAACATGAATTTTATCTTCAATATTTGCTTCTCTTATAATCAAATCCATAACATACAAAAAAATATTAAGAATAATAAGATAAAACTACAATGGGAAAAATAATAGTTGGTAAAACATCAGATATTCCAGCTGGAAAGATGATTAAGGTATCTGTTGACGGAAGAGACATTTTAGTTGCAAATATCAATGGTGAGTACTGTGCTACAGATGATTCATGTACACATTCAGGCTCCAGTTTATCTGAAGGAAAATTAGATGGATGCATAATCACATGTGGATGGCATGCAGCTGAATTTGATTGTAAGACTGGAAAACTAGTTAAATTTCCCGCAAAAATTAGAGATTTAACATCATACAATATTGTTGTAGATTCAGATAATGTATTTGTGGAGATGTAACTATATACCTCTAATTTTTAACAAAAGGTGTAAGAAATGGCAGATAAGAATCAAAATAAAGAAGCAATGAAAGAAGCAATTGAAACATTAAATCAAATTGTTTCAAGTAATTCTACGCCAAAAACAATTAAAAAATCTATTACAGATTTGATTGTAGATCTAAATAATCAAGAGTATTCATTGTCAGTAAGAGCAGCAAACACAATTAGCTTATTAGATGACGTTACACAAGATCCCAATATGCCTTCATATGTTAGAACCCAATTATGGCAAGCAGTTTCAAAATTAGAAAGTATAAGAGAATAAATTCACGCTTGCTTTAAAAATAATAATGAAAATTGAAGAGTATTTAGAGAAACTTCCAAAGAATGTACTAAGCGGGGAAGATATTCAATTACCTGAAAAATCTTTTAGAGAGATTTTTGAATTTGTGAATTTAGGCAAAAATGATAATTTTTATCATTTGGGTTGTGGCGATGGAAGAGGAATTGAGATTGCAGTTAAGGAGTTTAAAGTGAAAAAGGCTGTAGGCATTGATAATAATCCTAAAAAAATAAGTGATGGAAAAAAAAATCTAGACGAAAAAAAGATTCAAGGAGAAATGATATGTCAAAATATAGAGAACTCAGATTTTTCAGATGCCTCAGTAATTTTGTTCTGGTTTACAGATGAAAAGATAATAAGTCAAATGCTAGAAAAATTTGAAAAATTAAAACCAGGAACAAAAGTAATCACAATTTGGGGACCGTTACAAGATTGTCTTCCTGATAAAGTAAGGTTTCCATATATTATCAATAAAACGCCATTCAAGAAAGCGCCTAGCCTACAAGATCAATTACTAGCAATTTTTGGTGTGAAATGTGTAGATTTTGTAACGGCGTGGGAATTTGCAGAAAGATACACCAAATCTATAGGGTCTCCTGAAATTAAAAATGATCGTTTTTTAACAATTATACAAACATTAGTTATTTGGATTAACGCTAAAAAATTAGGTGTTGCGTGTGGTGAAGAAATTCCTGAATCGATCCAAACATACATGAATATCATGAAAATGCATTTTGATATAGATTTTGAATATATGTTAAAGGAGTAAAACTGTGTAATCCTTTTATTTTGTTTTCATATATCAATACCATGGAAAACAGGATTAATATCAACGTCTCTACAGTAGATTATGACAAAACAAGTAAGGCACTAACTCATCAACTACTGCTTTTAGAAGAGATGGTTCATAGTAATGAAGATTTTGTAATGACAGATTCAGAATTTGCTTTTGGTTGGCACTTTTTTGTATTGAGTGTAAATAAGTCGCTAGTAGAAAAATTAACAGATGTTATGGGATCAGACTTTGAAAAATTAAAGGGAAAAGGAATTGAGAAAAAATTTCTTACATGGCTTACAAAAAATATAGAAAGCAAATCTCCTAGATTCAAACTTGCGATCAAAGAAGAGATGGAATCTAGTAAATTTGGTATATTTTAAAATAATAAAAAACAATATGCACTTGTCTAATTTAAAGTCCTTTAATTTTAGATATTAAAGTAAGTACAGATAGAGAGGTGAATAATTTATTCTTGCTTTACTTTACCATGATAAAAAAATTGTTTATATGGGAAAAGTTATGATATAGTACATTGTCAGATTTTCTATTACCTAAACTACCATATGCATATGATGCATTAGAACCTCACATTGATGCACAGACTATGGAGATACATCATTCAAAACACCATCAAGCATATACCAATGGATTAAATGATGCATGGGAAGATATGTCAAAAGAAAATCAAGACCAAGGATTACTCATGATACTTGCAGACTTGGATCAACTTAAACCTGAAGTTAGAGATAGAATCAACTTTCATGGCGGTGGGTACAACAATCATGAACTATTTTGGGAGAGTATGAAACCAAATGGTGGTGGAGAGCCTAGCGGCGCACTAAAAGATGAAATAGTTAAGGAATTCGGAAGTTTTGAGAAATTCAAAGAGACATTCTCTGTAAACACAGCAGCCATTCAAGGTAGTGGTTGGGGATGGCTAGTTTATGAACCAAAATCAAAGAAAATTAAATTTAAAACAACAGCAAATCAAGACAGTCCAATCACAGAAGAGATAGTACCACTCTTAGGATTAGATGTATGGGAGCATGCCTATTATCTAAAATATGAAAACAAAAGACCAGATTACATATCGGCTTGGTGGAATGTGGTAAACTGGGAAGAAGTAGAATCTAGATTTTCAAGAGCAGCAAATACTGCAAAAGCATTATTTACGAAATATAGATAGAATAGTTCCTGCATCAAATAAGGAATTATTGATAAGAGTTACAAAATTAATAATAAAGAAGAGTTTCTAGAATTAAGATTATTATTGTTTATCATCATAGATCTTAATTCTATTCGTATACGGCTAAATCATTTTTGAGATAAGTGCTTATTATTAAAGAGAAATGTGGACTATCAGAGTTCTAAACATAAAAATGAAGGGCCCTCGAGGGGAATCGAACTCCTGTCCGAGGATCCACAATCCTCTATACTAACCACTGTACTACGAAGGCCACAAAGAATTGAATTTGTTTATCCTGTAATAATCTTTAAGTTCTAACTGAAAATTAGGCTGTAGATTTATTATTAACTAGATAGAATTTCTAATATGCGATTATGGTGGATTGCAATGGCAGTAACAATTGGAATAACTTGGGTTGGAGTGAATTATTTACTTCCTTTCAAATAGTCTCAAGTCTCAATATTTTCTAATTTTGTTGATAATCCAAAATGAATATACCAATTATAGCGATCGCTTTAAATTTGTTATATTAAGATATTTTTCAACTTGAGAAAAGGATTCCTTGCCAACAGATTGCGTTCTAATAAAAAATTAGAAGAGGTTATTGAAAGTAAGATTGAGATCATAGAGAGTAAAAATTTTGTTTGGGTTGATTTACAAAATCCCGATAGAAATGATGTGGAAGAATTAGCTAAAAAATATAATTTTAATACGCTAAACATCGAAGACTGCATGACAAAGTTTGAATTGCCAAAACTAGATAGTTATGATGATCACTTCTTTGTGATTCTACATTTTCCACCACTATCAAAAAAAATTGGGGTATCAAGGAATAGTCAATTATCAATATTTATTGGAAAGGATTTTCTGGTTACAGTACATCAAGGGGATCTTAAACCATTAATAGAATTAGTAGACATATGTAAAAATAATTCAGAACCGCAAAGAAAGAATCGATTATTAGGAAAATCATCAGGACTATTACTTTATGAAATCATAGATGTTTTAGTAGATGACCTT
Coding sequences:
- a CDS encoding GNAT family N-acetyltransferase, whose translation is MIREANIEDKIHVLKFCTDTFSWGDYIPQVWDYWLSEGNLFVCENQFPIGICHAFYSKDQIWIEGIRVDPNFRRKKIASKLVKHVESTGKEKNISFSYMLIDTQNTNSLSMANSLNYDIFQTWNFYSLDPKTNSNHNNIDFEKSLDCKLYTHYVKSWRWIPLYDELVSLFSQQNKIIKSSVDGNTSLAIITDSEHFDRTMIVTLFSAHDVTVIQILSFLQNYALNKNYQRIQILTIEKLPKFDTLEHKISFHLMKKYLL
- a CDS encoding non-heme iron oxygenase ferredoxin subunit → MGKIIVGKTSDIPAGKMIKVSVDGRDILVANINGEYCATDDSCTHSGSSLSEGKLDGCIITCGWHAAEFDCKTGKLVKFPAKIRDLTSYNIVVDSDNVFVEM
- a CDS encoding UPF0147 family protein, giving the protein MADKNQNKEAMKEAIETLNQIVSSNSTPKTIKKSITDLIVDLNNQEYSLSVRAANTISLLDDVTQDPNMPSYVRTQLWQAVSKLESIRE
- a CDS encoding class I SAM-dependent methyltransferase; protein product: MKIEEYLEKLPKNVLSGEDIQLPEKSFREIFEFVNLGKNDNFYHLGCGDGRGIEIAVKEFKVKKAVGIDNNPKKISDGKKNLDEKKIQGEMICQNIENSDFSDASVILFWFTDEKIISQMLEKFEKLKPGTKVITIWGPLQDCLPDKVRFPYIINKTPFKKAPSLQDQLLAIFGVKCVDFVTAWEFAERYTKSIGSPEIKNDRFLTIIQTLVIWINAKKLGVACGEEIPESIQTYMNIMKMHFDIDFEYMLKE
- a CDS encoding superoxide dismutase, producing MSDFLLPKLPYAYDALEPHIDAQTMEIHHSKHHQAYTNGLNDAWEDMSKENQDQGLLMILADLDQLKPEVRDRINFHGGGYNNHELFWESMKPNGGGEPSGALKDEIVKEFGSFEKFKETFSVNTAAIQGSGWGWLVYEPKSKKIKFKTTANQDSPITEEIVPLLGLDVWEHAYYLKYENKRPDYISAWWNVVNWEEVESRFSRAANTAKALFTKYR